Proteins found in one Spirochaetota bacterium genomic segment:
- a CDS encoding YbaB/EbfC family nucleoid-associated protein: MLDDIAKNLNALTGGIRDAVQNGEERIIEGSSAANHVRARMSTRLSLKSIDIDTSLMTPERKLMLEEFIVSTVNDLIQKAIEQIDEERRRAMQNAAARMMSSVTPDMMKNVTATITGKDGKIAITDPKAIESITEMIKKLMPEKPEKE; this comes from the coding sequence ATGTTGGACGACATCGCAAAGAACCTGAACGCATTGACCGGCGGCATTCGTGATGCCGTACAGAACGGCGAGGAGCGCATCATCGAAGGAAGTTCCGCGGCGAACCATGTACGCGCGCGCATGTCGACGAGACTCTCGCTTAAAAGCATCGACATCGATACGTCGCTCATGACGCCGGAACGCAAGCTCATGCTCGAGGAGTTCATCGTCTCGACGGTGAACGATCTCATCCAAAAAGCGATCGAACAGATCGATGAGGAACGGCGGCGTGCCATGCAGAACGCCGCAGCGCGGATGATGTCATCGGTAACACCGGATATGATGAAGAACGTAACGGCGACCATCACGGGCAAGGACGGAAAGATCGCGATCACCGATCCCAAGGCTATCGAATCGATCACTGAGATGATAAAGAAACTCATGCCGGAGAAGCCGGAGAAAGAGTAA
- a CDS encoding chemotaxis protein CheA codes for MSAKDDEYIQSLRKDFFDEAFEMIERLEENILVLEKDHNDMAAVSEIFRAVHTLKGSAGAVDLTPIASYAHHFEDLLDSLREKKISVDADTVDILLKGIDVLKEMIHTANDGKDIVRDSKADCAVLEEFKSARLAAGSGAPVAERKIDTAAHEKRAVPIDDAARAKMNACIEKGAHIYRVHVSFLADSLMKTVGGVQVYVALKEIGTLIDSNPPLKELETDTFYPHVTYLVCCDRSADDVSRYCAIADVTEHILVEEDSAAVVDAASPTDTGEKKDKDAKRQASYLRVENERIDEMLNQVGELVINKSSYQRYDEGFAASLDQVNIASNQFKAFFREMMNDFLSRLDGVVDKKTAKELKIAYSQRLNEMLKQMSSAGVSLKTIVDRFRSSYQMLARVTNELQETVMKIRMVPISQIFNRFPRLVRDLSRELGKEIELVMIGEDTELDKSVIEMLVDPLIHLVRNSIDHGIEPAAVRTAMGKKAAGTLTLSASHEGNFIVVKIIDDGKGIDLDKVRQSAVHAGFIAEDARLSEKETIDLIFNAGLSTAEKVTSVSGRGVGMDVVKQSIDKINGSIGVETARGQGSVFTLRIPLTLAIIEALVIEASGEFYSIPVGSIVETMRITNADFINVEGMNVIDLRGEYISAVALRDIFNIGARKTIVESETMYAVIIMFEDKKVALIVDNLLGEQDIVIKALRDRISNARGVAGATILGDGTISFILDVQMLVELGARRVLADRMKVSANG; via the coding sequence ATGAGCGCTAAGGACGACGAATACATCCAATCGCTTCGCAAGGACTTCTTCGACGAAGCCTTCGAGATGATAGAACGTCTCGAGGAGAATATCCTCGTCCTTGAGAAGGACCATAATGATATGGCCGCGGTGAGCGAGATTTTCCGCGCGGTGCATACGCTCAAGGGGAGCGCCGGCGCCGTCGATCTTACGCCGATAGCGTCCTATGCGCATCATTTCGAGGACCTGCTCGATTCGCTTCGGGAAAAGAAGATATCGGTCGATGCCGATACGGTGGATATACTCCTCAAAGGGATAGATGTCCTCAAAGAGATGATACATACCGCCAATGACGGCAAGGATATCGTGCGCGACAGCAAGGCGGATTGTGCGGTGCTTGAGGAATTCAAGAGCGCGCGTCTTGCCGCGGGGTCGGGTGCGCCGGTTGCCGAGAGGAAGATCGATACGGCGGCACATGAGAAACGCGCCGTCCCCATCGATGATGCCGCGCGCGCGAAGATGAACGCCTGCATCGAAAAGGGGGCGCACATATACCGCGTGCATGTGTCGTTCCTCGCCGATTCGCTCATGAAGACGGTCGGCGGCGTGCAGGTCTATGTCGCGCTCAAGGAAATAGGCACGCTCATCGATTCCAATCCGCCGCTCAAGGAACTTGAAACGGATACGTTCTATCCGCATGTGACCTATCTGGTATGCTGCGACCGCTCAGCCGACGATGTCTCGCGCTACTGCGCCATCGCCGATGTTACGGAGCATATCCTCGTTGAGGAAGATTCCGCCGCCGTCGTGGATGCCGCTTCCCCGACGGATACCGGTGAGAAGAAGGATAAGGATGCGAAACGCCAGGCGAGCTACCTGCGCGTGGAGAACGAGCGCATCGATGAGATGCTCAATCAGGTGGGCGAGCTCGTCATCAATAAAAGCTCCTATCAGCGGTATGATGAGGGCTTTGCCGCATCGCTCGATCAGGTGAATATCGCTTCGAATCAGTTCAAGGCGTTCTTCCGCGAGATGATGAACGATTTCCTTTCACGGCTGGACGGTGTCGTCGATAAGAAGACGGCGAAGGAATTGAAGATCGCCTACAGCCAGCGCCTGAACGAGATGCTCAAGCAGATGTCCTCCGCGGGCGTATCGCTCAAGACCATCGTCGACCGCTTCCGCTCATCGTATCAGATGCTCGCGCGGGTGACCAACGAGCTTCAGGAAACGGTCATGAAGATACGCATGGTGCCGATATCCCAGATATTCAACCGCTTCCCGCGTCTCGTGCGCGACCTTTCGCGTGAGCTCGGCAAGGAGATAGAGCTCGTCATGATCGGCGAGGACACCGAACTCGATAAATCCGTCATTGAAATGCTCGTCGACCCGCTCATACATCTTGTTCGCAACTCCATCGATCACGGCATTGAGCCTGCTGCGGTGCGCACTGCCATGGGAAAAAAGGCCGCCGGTACGCTCACGCTTTCCGCTTCGCATGAGGGGAATTTCATCGTTGTCAAGATAATCGATGACGGTAAGGGCATCGACCTCGACAAGGTCCGCCAGAGCGCGGTGCATGCAGGATTCATCGCCGAGGATGCGCGCCTCTCCGAAAAAGAGACCATCGATCTCATATTCAATGCGGGGCTCTCGACCGCGGAAAAGGTCACGAGCGTCTCCGGGCGCGGCGTGGGCATGGATGTCGTCAAACAGAGCATCGACAAGATCAACGGCAGCATCGGTGTGGAGACCGCGAGGGGGCAGGGCTCCGTATTCACGCTTCGCATACCGCTGACGCTCGCCATCATCGAAGCGCTCGTTATTGAAGCGAGCGGGGAATTCTATTCCATTCCGGTGGGAAGCATAGTCGAGACCATGCGCATTACGAACGCGGATTTCATCAACGTGGAAGGCATGAACGTCATCGATCTTCGCGGCGAGTACATATCCGCCGTTGCGCTCAGGGACATATTCAATATCGGCGCGCGAAAGACCATCGTCGAATCGGAGACGATGTACGCGGTCATCATTATGTTCGAGGATAAGAAAGTGGCGCTCATCGTGGATAATCTCCTCGGCGAGCAGGACATCGTCATCAAGGCGCTGCGCGACCGCATATCGAACGCGCGCGGCGTGGCCGGTGCCACCATACTCGGCGACGGTACGATAAGCTTCATCCTCGATGTGCAGATGTTAGTCGAGCTCGGCGCACGCCGGGTACTTGCCGACCGCATGAAAGTGTCCGCGAACGGATGA
- a CDS encoding M28 family peptidase codes for MIRTAFLAAAFCLPLIAASFSGEVAYAHVKTQCDMGPRHYGSTSYFSLRSYITNTLSKAGLAPKTHAFRSPYFPDRRGENYFAVIPGAGAKYIICAAHYDTRSIAEKELLLSKRGPIAGANDGASAVGVLLELARVLPGKKLPYPVMLVFFDMEDDGSFARSFTDTDWIQGSLAFAARSDMTKAKVHCGILLDMIGSDKAVYRYESYAYSRYSSLYAAVWDMARAMGYSQFVKVSSGEIIDDHIPFAVKGIPFIDIIDMGYAWHHTQGDTLDKISKEALYRTGSLIERFVQSPPAW; via the coding sequence ATGATACGCACCGCTTTCCTCGCGGCGGCGTTCTGTCTGCCGCTTATCGCAGCGTCGTTCTCCGGCGAAGTTGCATACGCCCATGTGAAGACGCAATGCGATATGGGTCCGCGTCATTACGGATCGACCTCGTATTTTTCACTGCGAAGTTACATCACCAATACGCTCAGTAAGGCCGGGCTTGCCCCGAAGACACATGCGTTCCGCTCGCCGTATTTCCCCGATCGACGCGGCGAGAATTATTTCGCGGTCATTCCCGGCGCGGGAGCGAAGTACATCATCTGCGCTGCGCATTATGATACGCGGAGCATAGCGGAAAAGGAACTGCTTCTCTCAAAGCGCGGCCCCATCGCAGGGGCGAATGACGGTGCGAGCGCGGTAGGAGTTCTCCTTGAGCTTGCGCGTGTGCTTCCCGGGAAAAAGCTGCCGTATCCGGTCATGCTCGTGTTCTTCGATATGGAAGATGACGGTTCATTCGCACGCTCATTCACCGATACCGACTGGATACAGGGTTCGCTCGCCTTCGCCGCACGGAGCGATATGACGAAAGCGAAGGTGCACTGCGGCATACTCCTCGATATGATCGGGAGCGATAAAGCGGTGTATCGATACGAGTCATACGCGTATTCGCGATACTCATCGCTGTACGCCGCTGTCTGGGACATGGCGCGGGCGATGGGATATTCGCAATTCGTAAAAGTCTCATCGGGCGAGATAATCGACGATCATATACCGTTCGCGGTGAAAGGCATCCCCTTCATCGACATCATCGATATGGGGTATGCCTGGCATCATACGCAGGGAGATACGCTCGATAAAATATCGAAGGAAGCGCTCTATCGCACGGGCTCGCTCATCGAACGCTTCGTGCAATCACCGCCGGCCTGGTAG